One genomic region from Ptychodera flava strain L36383 chromosome 5, AS_Pfla_20210202, whole genome shotgun sequence encodes:
- the LOC139132921 gene encoding FAD-dependent oxidoreductase domain-containing protein 2-like — MAEKTDYEYIVVGAGPAGVQMAYYMEKYKMDYLVVERADGPGSFYRKYPRHRKLISINKKYNVFPEPEFNMRHDWNSLLCDEEDPLLFTDYSEDLFPNAGLLVKYIEDFCKKYKTNIRYNTNITNVHRDEKSDGHKSRSRFTLTDEKGNKFRCRVLMIGTGPILPHEPKIQGVELIDSYQDHSLDLEEYKNKKVCILGGGNSAFEVADHLAGSAGLIHMFNRHPVKFAWDTHFVGHLRAVNNNVLDMYHLKSLHALRKCEATRVWKTEDGKFSIEYDMHLPNWDPPGTGRFVTSGYDKIISCTGWKFINMGMFDDSCKPETHTEGKYPVLDEHWQSTVPDLYLIGTSMQGRDRRAASGFIHGFRYNVRTLTNMLRNTYDEKELNKEVFSPIDQNEICNWVVKHISVVSALYQMGQGYLCDVMLVDKDGDSKTKKSTTGKIEYLRELPQAWVKKQDWFRDAKLAIIVTIEDTISKYPNLSATEFFTPGDVNVTNSKCSPFPQAVFRVYKNGEMAEELYIGGSLVVRADTRNFDGDTNPERYVNKVKNLFHRHTGIGKDGFYEQLFTPDMWPKVYRPWTQEEIAEQTKMEMDKLKKASQYECSISILKPTVDVSDM; from the exons ATGGCGGAGAAGACCG ATTACGAGTACATCGTTGTTGGCGCTGGCCCTGCCGGTGTACAGATGGCTTATTACATGGAGAAATACAAGATGGATTATCTGGTGGTTGAGAGAGCCGACGGACCTGGTTCCTTCTATCGTAAATATCCCCGCCATCGTAAACTCATTTCCATCAACAAAAAATACAACGTCTTTCCTGAGCCTGAGTTCAATATGCGACATGACTGGAACTCATTGCTATGCGACGAAGAGGACCCGCTACTGTTCACTGATTACTCAGAGGATCTGTTTCCCAATGCTGGACTTCTCGTCAA ATACATTGAAGACTTCTGCAAGAAATACAAAACCAACATCCGTTACAACACTAACATCACCAACGTGCACAGAGATGAAAAGAGCGATGGTCACAAGTCCAGATCTCGGTTTACCTTGACCGATGAAAAGGGTAACAAGTTCAGGTGTCGTGTTCTCATGATTGGTACTGGTCCCATTCTACCTCACGAACCTAAGATTCAAGGCGTTGAACTCATCGATTCCTACCAAGATCATTCCTTGGACCTGGAAGAATATAAGAATAAGAAAGTGTGTATTCTCGGGGGCGGCAATAGCGCTTTTGAG GTTGCTGATCATCTAGCTGGGTCTGCTGGTTTAATTCACATGTTTAATAGACATCCCGTCAAGTTCGCCTGGGACACTCACTTCGTAGGTCATCTCCGAGCCGTCAACAACAATGTCCTCGACATGTATCATCTGAAATCCCTCCACGCCCTACGTAAATGTGAAGCTACCAGAGTGTGGAAGACTGAAGACGGTAAATTCAGCATCGAATACGACATGCACCTTCCCAACTGGGATCCACCAGGCACTGGCCGCTTCGTCACCAGTGGATACGACAAAATCATCTCCTGTACTGGCTGGAAGTTCATCAATATGGGAATGTTCGATGATTCGTGTAAACCAG aaacccaCACAGAGGGTAAATACCCAGTACTGGATGAACACTGGCAGTCTACGGTACCTGACTTGTATTTGATCGGTACGTCTATGCAAGGACGGGACAGAAGAGCTGCCTCCGGTTTCATCCATGGCTTCCGCTACAACGTGCGCACACTGACCAATATGCTAAGAAATACCTATGATGAGAAGGAACTCAACAAGGAAGTCTTCAGTCCTATCGACCAGAATGAAATCTGTAACTGGGTTGTCA AACATATCAGCGTTGTCTCAGCTCTCTATCAAATGGGTCAAGGTTATCTCTGTGACGTAATGCTCGTTGACAAAGACGGAGACTCCAAGACCAAGAAATCCACCACGGGAAAGATAGAATACTTGCGGGAACTTCCGCAAGCCTGGGTGAAGAAACAAGATTGGTTCAGGGATGCTAAGCTGGCTATCATTGTCACTATAGAAGATACAATCAGCAA ATATCCAAACTTGAGCGCCACAGAATTTTTCACACCTGGCGATGTCAACGTCACCAACAGCAAGTGTTCTCCCTTCCCACAAGCTGTGTTCAGAGTTTACAAGAACGGTGAAATGGCGGAAGAGCTTTACATCGGTGGCTCGCTGGTTGTACGTGCAGACACCAGAAATTTCGACGGTGATACCAACCCTGAGAGATACGTCAACAAAGTCAAGAACCTCTTCCATCGCCAC ACTGGTATCGGCAAAGATGGCTTCTACGAGCAGTTATTCACACCAGACATGTGGCCCAAAGTGTATCGTCCATGGACGCAGGAGGAAATCGCTGAACAGACAAAGATGGAGATGGACAAATTGAAGAAAGCATCGCAATACGAATGCAGTATCTCAATCCTCAAACCAACAGTTGATGTCAGCGACATGTGA